A DNA window from Brassica napus cultivar Da-Ae chromosome A4, Da-Ae, whole genome shotgun sequence contains the following coding sequences:
- the LOC106349763 gene encoding B3 domain-containing protein REM9-like, giving the protein MTKASTRWFLMETPREPHFFKPLLPGFQSGVTIPLDFYSKHIQGAEINKPWKLRSDASDQIWEVIREGRTLTKGWKEYTEAHDLRIGDIVIFKHEGDMVFHVTPFGPSCCEIQYTHPHIVKEEADADDAPTFSYDYCFLAEFLPVEAMRCGDLNQQCKDVKLVNKEGNSWTARFGFSESDGAYYISRGWRKFCHDNRCTNGALLVFNVVGDGTTTPLLCVCPERKECTDLLINHFSRIDGSIASTSRN; this is encoded by the exons ATGACCAAAGCGTCAACTCGTTGGTTCTTG ATGGAAACTCCCCGAGAACCTCATTTCTTCAAGCCTCTTCTTCCTGGTTTTCAAAGTGGCGTGACAATACCACTTGATTTCTACTCAAAACACATACAAGGGGCTGAGATCAATAAACCATGGAAGCTAAGATCGGACGCTTCGGATCAAATTTGGGAggtgatccgagaaggcaggaCACTCACCAAAGGTTGGAAAGAGTACACCGAAGCACATGATCTTCGAATCGGTGACATTGTCATCTTCAAACACGAAGGAGACATGGTCTTTCATGTGACTCCTTTTGGTCCTAGCTGTTGTGAGATTCAGTATACACATCCTCACATCGTTAAGGAAGAAGCCGACGCGGATGATGCTCCTACTTTCTCATACGACTACTGCTTCTTGGCTGAG TTTCTTCCTGTGGAAGCTATGAGGTGTGGTGATTTGAACCAACAATGCAAAGATGTCAAACTTGTCAACAAGGAGGGAAACTCATGGACTGCGCGCTTCGGATTTAGCGAATCAGACGGCGCATATTACATCAGCAGAGGGTGGAGAAAGTTCTGTCATGATAACAGATGCACCAACGGAGCTTTGTTGGTGTTCAACGTGGTTGGAGACGGGACGACAACTCCATTACTGTGTGTATGTCCGGAAAGGAAGGAGTGTACTGATCTACTGATCAACCACTTCAGCAGAATCGATG GTAGCATTGCTTCTACCTCACGAAATTAG